In Paraburkholderia phenazinium, the following are encoded in one genomic region:
- a CDS encoding threonine aldolase family protein — protein sequence MQHFASDNYAGICPEALNALIAANNSGHEPAYGDDSWTQQVCDRLRDLFQTDCEAFFVFNGTAANSLALASLCQSYHSVICHELAHIETDECGGPEFFSNGSKLLTAPGLGGKLTPDAIEAVVTRRADIHYPKPKVVTLTQSTEVGTVYSVEEVRAIAAIAKRRHLKVHMDGARFANAVAALDVHPSEITWRAGVDVLCFGGTKNGLPVGEVVVFFDRALADDFAYRLKQAGQLASKMRFISAPWLGLLDGDVWLRNARHANAMAKLLETRLAEIPGVSIMFPTESNAVFAQLPAHVAKAMRAKGWKFYEFIGAGGCRLMCAWDTQPETVARFAGEVRELCAA from the coding sequence ATGCAACATTTCGCGTCCGACAACTACGCGGGCATCTGTCCCGAAGCGCTCAATGCGCTGATCGCCGCCAACAACAGCGGCCACGAACCCGCGTACGGCGACGACTCCTGGACCCAGCAAGTCTGCGACCGCCTGCGCGACCTGTTCCAGACCGACTGCGAAGCGTTCTTCGTCTTCAACGGCACGGCGGCCAATTCGCTCGCCCTCGCTTCGCTGTGCCAGTCGTATCACTCGGTGATCTGCCATGAACTCGCGCACATCGAAACCGACGAGTGCGGCGGCCCCGAATTCTTCTCGAACGGCTCGAAACTGCTGACGGCGCCCGGCCTAGGTGGCAAGCTGACGCCCGATGCGATCGAAGCGGTCGTCACGCGCCGCGCCGACATCCACTATCCGAAGCCCAAGGTCGTGACGCTCACGCAGTCGACGGAAGTGGGCACTGTCTACAGCGTCGAAGAAGTGCGCGCGATCGCCGCGATTGCGAAGCGCCGCCATCTGAAAGTCCACATGGACGGCGCGCGCTTTGCGAACGCGGTGGCCGCGCTCGACGTGCATCCGTCGGAGATCACCTGGCGCGCCGGCGTCGACGTGCTGTGCTTCGGCGGCACCAAGAACGGCTTGCCGGTCGGCGAAGTGGTGGTGTTCTTCGACCGCGCGCTCGCCGACGATTTCGCTTACCGCCTCAAGCAGGCCGGACAACTGGCCTCGAAGATGCGTTTCATCTCCGCGCCGTGGCTGGGCCTGCTCGACGGCGACGTGTGGCTGCGCAATGCGCGTCATGCGAACGCCATGGCGAAACTGCTGGAAACGCGCCTCGCCGAGATTCCCGGCGTGAGCATCATGTTCCCGACCGAGTCGAATGCGGTGTTCGCGCAGTTGCCCGCCCACGTGGCGAAGGCCATGCGAGCCAAGGGCTGGAAGTTCTACGAGTTCATCGGCGCCGGCGGTTGCCGTCTGATGTGCGCGTGGGACACGCAGCCCGAGACCGTCGCGCGCTTTGCGGGCGAGGTGCGCGAACTGTGCGCAGCGTGA
- a CDS encoding NUDIX domain-containing protein encodes MSDYRFCPRCATPLVERTDPEHEGGRVRQTCPDETCGYVHWNNPLPVVAAIVEYEGKILLARNAAWPEGMFALITGFLENGETPEEGIAREVREETSLQAETVELVGVYEFIKKNELIIAYHVRAYGTIALSPELLEYRLVEPAKLRPWRAGTGQALGEWMRRRGLPFEFVERPGQ; translated from the coding sequence ATGAGTGATTACCGATTCTGCCCCCGCTGCGCGACGCCGCTCGTCGAACGCACCGATCCCGAACACGAAGGCGGCCGCGTACGCCAGACCTGTCCCGACGAAACCTGCGGCTATGTGCACTGGAACAATCCGTTGCCGGTGGTGGCGGCGATTGTCGAATACGAAGGCAAGATTCTGCTCGCGCGCAATGCCGCGTGGCCCGAAGGCATGTTCGCGCTGATCACCGGCTTTCTGGAGAATGGCGAGACGCCGGAGGAGGGCATCGCGCGCGAAGTCCGCGAAGAGACCTCGCTGCAGGCCGAGACCGTCGAGCTGGTCGGCGTCTACGAATTCATTAAGAAGAACGAACTGATTATCGCGTATCACGTGCGGGCGTATGGCACGATTGCGTTGTCGCCGGAACTGCTCGAGTATCGGCTCGTCGAGCCGGCCAAATTGCGGCCGTGGCGTGCCGGCACCGGGCAAGCGCTTGGCGAATGGATGCGCCGGCGCGGCTTGCCGTTCGAGTTCGTCGAGCGGCCCGGTCAATAG
- a CDS encoding acyl-CoA thioesterase yields the protein MNKPAPAPRTAYRHFLPITTRWMDNDVYGHVNNVVYYSYFDTVVNEYLIRAGVLDVEHGATIGLVVETQCNYFAPLVFPERVEAGLRVVRLGSTSVRYEVGLFKDGEAQPAAQGHFVHVYVDRATRRPVALPRELRAALELLVVDADAA from the coding sequence ATGAACAAACCCGCTCCCGCGCCGCGCACGGCGTACCGTCACTTCCTGCCGATCACGACCCGCTGGATGGACAACGATGTCTACGGCCACGTGAACAACGTCGTCTATTACAGCTATTTCGACACCGTCGTGAACGAGTATCTGATCCGTGCCGGCGTGCTCGACGTCGAACACGGCGCGACGATCGGGCTGGTGGTCGAAACGCAGTGCAACTACTTCGCGCCGTTGGTGTTTCCCGAGCGTGTCGAGGCCGGTTTGCGGGTGGTGCGTCTCGGTTCGACGAGCGTGCGTTACGAGGTGGGTCTGTTCAAGGACGGCGAAGCGCAGCCGGCCGCACAGGGTCATTTTGTGCATGTCTATGTGGACCGCGCGACGCGCCGGCCGGTTGCGCTGCCTCGCGAATTGCGCGCGGCGCTTGAACTGCTTGTCGTCGACGCGGACGCGGCGTAG
- a CDS encoding YbfB/YjiJ family MFS transporter encodes MNDFAASHQFVAPTGPHAARQAAIAGMVALAVVLGIGRFAFTPLLPLMLHGGGLDIRHGGWLASFNYAGYFVGAVTCAALRVEPARMVRTGLVLTVLLTLAMGLTNQFWIWAIVRFVAGVVSAWTFVFASQWGLRRLAELHAHGWGGVIYSGPGVGIAATGLLVSVAGGWGARAGWLGFGLAAAVLSALVWRVFGHPASVPAMGPATASIRPDATPASAHAAPPTHRIDAFWLVLLYGVPGFGYIITATFLPVIARHALPGSAWPDLFWPMFGLALIVGALGAARLPHHWDNRTLLAACYVLQAVGVAAGIVWPTAAGFALGSVLIGLPFTAITLFAMREARRLRGDHAAGLMGYATAAYGVGQIIGPLVAAPIAVHTGSFSPALWLAAAALLLGALGLTGVAHLPRKPGPP; translated from the coding sequence ATGAACGACTTTGCCGCGTCCCATCAGTTTGTCGCCCCCACCGGCCCCCACGCTGCGCGCCAGGCGGCCATTGCCGGCATGGTTGCGCTGGCGGTGGTGCTGGGGATCGGCCGCTTCGCATTTACCCCGCTGCTGCCGCTGATGCTGCACGGCGGCGGACTCGATATTCGCCACGGTGGCTGGCTAGCATCGTTCAACTACGCGGGTTATTTTGTCGGAGCGGTGACGTGTGCCGCGCTGCGCGTCGAACCGGCGCGGATGGTGCGCACAGGGCTCGTGCTCACCGTGCTGTTGACCCTCGCGATGGGCTTGACCAACCAGTTCTGGATCTGGGCGATCGTGCGTTTCGTGGCGGGCGTCGTCAGCGCGTGGACCTTCGTGTTCGCCTCGCAATGGGGGCTGCGGCGGCTTGCCGAGCTGCACGCGCACGGGTGGGGCGGTGTGATCTATTCCGGCCCGGGGGTGGGAATCGCCGCCACCGGGCTACTGGTGAGCGTGGCGGGCGGTTGGGGCGCCCGCGCGGGCTGGCTGGGTTTTGGGCTGGCGGCGGCGGTGTTGTCGGCGCTGGTCTGGCGGGTGTTCGGCCACCCGGCTTCAGTGCCGGCAATGGGTCCCGCAACCGCTTCGATCCGCCCCGACGCAACGCCCGCAAGCGCCCACGCAGCCCCTCCAACCCACCGCATCGACGCATTCTGGCTCGTCCTGCTCTACGGCGTCCCGGGCTTCGGCTACATCATCACCGCGACCTTCTTGCCCGTGATTGCGCGCCATGCCTTGCCAGGCTCGGCATGGCCCGACCTGTTCTGGCCGATGTTCGGCCTCGCGCTGATCGTCGGCGCATTGGGCGCGGCGCGTCTGCCGCATCACTGGGACAACCGCACGCTGCTCGCCGCTTGCTACGTCCTGCAGGCCGTGGGCGTGGCAGCGGGCATCGTCTGGCCGACGGCAGCGGGCTTTGCGCTCGGCAGCGTGCTGATCGGTCTGCCGTTCACCGCCATCACCCTGTTCGCGATGCGCGAGGCGCGCCGCCTGCGCGGCGATCACGCGGCCGGCCTGATGGGCTATGCGACCGCGGCCTACGGCGTCGGGCAGATCATCGGGCCGCTGGTGGCCGCGCCGATTGCCGTCCATACCGGCTCGTTCTCGCCGGCGTTGTGGCTGGCGGCAGCCGCGTTGCTGCTCGGCGCGCTCGGTTTGACTGGGGTCGCGCACCTGCCGCGCAAGCCAGGTCCGCCTTAA
- a CDS encoding LysR family transcriptional regulator has translation MDLAALTIFRAVVRENGVTRAAAKLNRVQSNVTTRIKQLEEQLGTDLFIRDGRRLVLTPAGETLLPYAERLLALADEARHALRESRPSGRLRLGTMESAAASRLPSLLAHYHQSWPEVALELETGTTGCLIERVREFEVDAALIATQLDPDRDGDLFESVPVFREELVMLTPRGHRPIREARDIALSTLIAFERGCAYRSYVEKWYMEHGIRPARVLELGSYHAIVACVAAGAGVAVAPRSVLELQHDMNNIAIHSLGDLGTVDTLLIWRRGHFSSALKALRETLLANSNLTQPEVGESEVGLETV, from the coding sequence ATGGATCTCGCCGCCCTAACGATTTTTCGCGCGGTCGTGCGCGAAAACGGGGTCACACGTGCTGCCGCGAAGCTCAACCGCGTGCAATCGAACGTGACCACGCGCATCAAGCAGCTTGAGGAACAACTCGGCACCGACCTGTTTATCCGCGACGGCCGGCGGCTGGTACTCACGCCCGCCGGCGAGACCTTGCTGCCGTATGCCGAACGCCTGCTCGCACTCGCCGACGAGGCCCGCCATGCGCTGCGCGAAAGCCGGCCCAGCGGCCGGCTGCGGCTGGGCACGATGGAAAGCGCCGCAGCCAGCCGCCTGCCCAGCCTGCTCGCGCACTATCACCAGAGCTGGCCCGAGGTGGCGCTCGAACTCGAAACCGGCACGACCGGCTGTCTGATCGAACGGGTCCGGGAGTTCGAGGTGGACGCCGCGCTGATCGCGACCCAACTCGACCCGGACCGGGACGGCGATCTGTTCGAGAGCGTGCCCGTGTTTCGCGAGGAACTGGTGATGCTGACGCCGCGCGGTCATCGGCCGATTCGCGAGGCGCGCGATATCGCGCTGTCGACGCTGATCGCGTTCGAGCGCGGCTGCGCGTATCGCAGCTACGTCGAGAAGTGGTACATGGAGCACGGCATTCGCCCGGCGCGGGTACTGGAGCTCGGCTCGTACCACGCGATCGTCGCCTGCGTGGCGGCCGGCGCCGGGGTGGCCGTCGCGCCGCGCTCGGTGCTCGAATTGCAGCACGACATGAACAACATCGCGATTCATTCGCTGGGCGATCTGGGCACCGTCGATACGCTGCTGATCTGGCGGCGCGGGCATTTCTCGTCGGCGCTCAAGGCGCTGCGCGAGACGTTGCTGGCGAACAGCAATCTGACGCAGCCTGAGGTGGGGGAGAGTGAGGTTGGGTTGGAAACGGTGTAG
- the alaS gene encoding alanine--tRNA ligase, translating to MKAAEIREKFLKFFESKGHTIVRSSSLVPGNDPTLLFTNSGMVQFKDVFLGSESRPYSRATTSQRSVRAGGKHNDLENVGYTARHHTFFEMLGNFSFGDYFKRDAIHYAWELLTGVYQLPKDKLWVTVYHEDDEAHEIWAKEVGVPVERIIRIGDNKGARYASDNFWQMADVGPCGPCSEIFYDHGPDVWGGPPGSPEEDGDRYIEIWNLVFMQFSRDAQGNMTPLPKQCVDTGMGLERIAAVLQHVHSNYEIDLFQALIKAAGRETGVADLSNNSLKVIADHIRACSFLIVDGVIPGNEGRGYVLRRIVRRAIRHGYKLGKKGSFFHRLVPDLVAQMGEAYPELKDAEQRVTDVLRQEEERFFETIEHGMSILEAALADLDAKGGKTLDGELAFKLHDTYGFPLDLTADVCREREVTVDEAAFDEAMARQRDQARAAGKFKMAQGLEYSGAKTTFHGYEEIVFDDAKVIALYVDGAAVKEVSQGQQAVVVLDHTPFYAESGGQVGDAGVLANASLRFAVADTLKVQADVVGHHGTLEQGTLKIGDVVKAEIDAVRRARTERNHSATHLMHKALREVLGSHVQQKGSLVDPDKTRFDFAHNSPMTDEQIRQVEAIVNAEVLANAPGIVRVMPFDEAVKGGAMALFGEKYGDEVRVLDLGFSRELCGGTHVQRTGDIGFFKIVMEGGVAAGIRRVEAITGDNAVRYVQELDTRINAAAAALKAQPSELTQRIVQVQDQVKALEKELGALKSKMASSQGDELVGQAVEVAGVHVLAATLDGADVKTLRETVDKLKDKLKNAAIVLASVEGGKVSLIAGVTPDASKKVKAGELVNFVAQQVGGKGGGRPDMAQAGGTEPANLPAALAGVKGWVEAQL from the coding sequence CGGCCGTACTCGCGCGCCACAACGTCGCAGCGCAGCGTGCGCGCCGGCGGCAAGCACAACGATCTGGAGAACGTCGGCTACACGGCGCGTCACCACACGTTCTTCGAGATGCTCGGCAACTTCTCGTTCGGCGACTATTTCAAGCGCGACGCGATCCACTATGCGTGGGAATTGCTGACGGGCGTGTACCAGTTGCCCAAAGACAAGCTGTGGGTCACGGTTTATCACGAAGACGACGAAGCGCACGAGATCTGGGCCAAGGAAGTGGGCGTGCCGGTGGAGCGGATCATCCGCATCGGCGACAACAAGGGCGCGCGCTACGCGTCGGACAACTTCTGGCAGATGGCCGACGTCGGCCCGTGCGGCCCGTGCTCGGAAATCTTTTACGACCACGGCCCGGACGTGTGGGGCGGCCCTCCGGGATCGCCTGAAGAAGACGGCGACCGCTACATCGAGATCTGGAATCTCGTGTTCATGCAATTCAGCCGCGACGCCCAGGGCAACATGACGCCGCTGCCCAAGCAGTGCGTCGACACCGGCATGGGTCTGGAACGCATCGCAGCGGTGCTGCAGCACGTGCACAGCAACTACGAGATCGACCTGTTCCAGGCGCTGATCAAGGCGGCGGGCCGTGAAACCGGCGTGGCCGACCTGAGCAACAACTCGCTGAAGGTGATCGCGGATCACATCCGCGCGTGCTCGTTCCTGATCGTCGACGGTGTGATTCCGGGCAACGAAGGCCGCGGCTACGTGCTGCGCCGCATCGTGCGCCGCGCTATCCGTCACGGCTACAAGCTGGGCAAGAAGGGTTCGTTCTTCCACCGTCTGGTGCCGGATCTGGTCGCGCAGATGGGCGAGGCTTATCCTGAGCTGAAGGACGCGGAACAACGCGTGACCGACGTGCTGCGTCAGGAAGAAGAGCGCTTCTTCGAGACCATCGAGCACGGCATGTCGATCCTCGAAGCCGCGCTGGCGGATCTGGATGCCAAGGGCGGCAAGACGCTCGACGGCGAACTGGCCTTCAAACTGCACGACACCTACGGCTTCCCGCTGGATCTGACGGCGGACGTGTGCCGCGAGCGCGAAGTGACGGTCGACGAAGCCGCTTTCGACGAAGCCATGGCGCGCCAGCGCGACCAGGCGCGTGCCGCCGGCAAGTTCAAGATGGCGCAGGGCCTCGAGTACTCGGGCGCGAAGACCACGTTCCACGGCTACGAAGAAATCGTCTTCGACGACGCGAAGGTCATCGCCCTGTACGTGGACGGCGCAGCGGTCAAGGAAGTGTCGCAGGGCCAGCAGGCCGTGGTCGTGCTGGATCACACGCCGTTCTACGCGGAATCGGGCGGCCAGGTGGGCGACGCGGGCGTGCTCGCCAACGCGAGCCTGCGCTTTGCGGTGGCGGACACGCTGAAGGTGCAGGCGGATGTGGTCGGCCATCATGGCACGCTCGAGCAGGGCACGCTGAAAATCGGCGACGTCGTGAAGGCGGAAATCGACGCGGTGCGTCGTGCCCGCACCGAGCGCAACCACTCGGCTACCCACCTGATGCACAAGGCCTTGCGCGAAGTCCTCGGCTCGCACGTGCAGCAAAAGGGTTCGCTCGTCGATCCGGACAAGACCCGTTTCGACTTCGCGCACAACTCGCCGATGACGGACGAGCAGATCCGTCAGGTCGAAGCTATCGTCAACGCGGAAGTGCTCGCGAACGCGCCGGGCATCGTACGCGTGATGCCGTTCGACGAAGCGGTGAAGGGCGGCGCCATGGCGCTGTTCGGCGAAAAGTATGGCGACGAAGTGCGCGTGCTGGACCTCGGCTTCTCGCGCGAATTGTGCGGCGGAACGCACGTGCAGCGCACGGGCGACATCGGCTTCTTCAAGATCGTGATGGAAGGCGGCGTGGCGGCCGGTATCCGTCGCGTGGAAGCGATCACCGGCGACAACGCGGTGCGCTACGTGCAGGAACTCGATACGCGCATCAATGCGGCAGCCGCTGCGCTGAAGGCGCAACCGTCGGAACTCACGCAGCGGATCGTGCAGGTGCAGGACCAGGTGAAGGCGCTGGAAAAGGAGCTCGGCGCGCTCAAGTCGAAGATGGCTTCGAGCCAGGGCGACGAACTGGTCGGCCAGGCAGTCGAAGTCGCCGGCGTGCACGTGCTGGCGGCGACGCTGGACGGCGCGGACGTGAAGACGCTGCGCGAAACGGTCGACAAGCTGAAGGACAAACTGAAGAACGCGGCCATCGTGCTGGCTTCGGTGGAAGGCGGCAAGGTCAGCCTGATCGCCGGCGTGACGCCCGACGCGAGCAAGAAGGTGAAGGCCGGCGAACTGGTCAACTTCGTGGCGCAGCAGGTGGGCGGCAAGGGCGGTGGCCGTCCCGACATGGCGCAAGCCGGCGGCACGGAACCGGCCAATCTGCCGGCGGCGCTGGCAGGCGTGAAGGGCTGGGTCGAAGCGCAGTTGTAA
- the iolB gene encoding 5-deoxy-glucuronate isomerase, whose protein sequence is MSLLVKAQREGQTIARVTPETAAWRYVGFAAYRMSADEVVHVFEPAREVCIVVLAGAVDIETADRKWSSLGSRDSVFEDAAPYAVYLPPGVRTTVRAVRDAEVGVASAPAKGGFPARLIEPAQMNRSTRGKGLNTRYVCDILPQTEAAESLLVVEVRTPGGHASSYPPHKHDTDNVPLESSLEETYYHRLNPAQGFAFQRVYTDSRDIDESMAVEDHDVVMVPRGYHPVIVPYGYDSYYLNVMAGKQRVWHFKNDPAHEWIINKE, encoded by the coding sequence ATGAGTTTGCTGGTGAAGGCACAGCGCGAGGGCCAGACAATCGCGCGGGTCACGCCTGAGACGGCGGCATGGCGTTATGTGGGGTTTGCGGCTTATCGCATGAGCGCGGACGAAGTCGTGCATGTGTTCGAGCCGGCGCGCGAGGTGTGCATCGTGGTGCTGGCGGGCGCGGTGGACATTGAGACGGCGGATCGCAAATGGAGCAGCCTTGGCTCGCGCGACAGCGTGTTTGAGGATGCGGCGCCGTATGCGGTGTATTTGCCGCCAGGCGTACGGACGACGGTGCGGGCGGTGCGCGATGCGGAGGTGGGTGTGGCGAGCGCGCCGGCCAAGGGCGGGTTTCCGGCGCGGCTGATCGAACCTGCGCAGATGAATCGCTCGACGCGCGGCAAGGGGTTGAATACGCGCTACGTATGCGATATCTTGCCGCAGACTGAGGCTGCGGAGTCCTTACTGGTGGTTGAGGTGCGTACGCCGGGTGGGCATGCTTCGAGTTATCCGCCGCATAAGCATGACACGGACAATGTGCCGCTTGAGAGCTCGCTTGAGGAGACTTATTACCATCGGCTTAATCCGGCGCAAGGGTTTGCTTTTCAGCGGGTGTATACCGATTCGCGGGATATCGATGAGTCGATGGCTGTTGAGGATCATGATGTTGTCATGGTGCCCAGGGGGTATCACCCGGTTATCGTTCCTTATGGGTATGATTCGTACTACTTGAATGTCATGGCTGGGAAGCAGCGGGTTTGGCATTTCAAGAACGATCCGGCGCATGAGTGGATTATTAATAAGGAGTGA
- a CDS encoding iron-containing alcohol dehydrogenase, which yields MAYIYYLTHIHLGYDALAQLPSECARVGIKRPLVITDKGVVAAGVAQRALDALLRLGAVPVFDDTPSNPTEAMVTAAAARYKEEGCDGLIAVGGGSSIDLAKGVAIAATHPGTLTEYATIEGGSGKITDAAAPLIAIPTTSGTGSEVARGAIVILNDGRKLGFHSWHLLPKSAICDPGLTLGLPPLLTAATGMDAIAHCIETFLAPAFNPPADGIALDGLERGWANIERATHDGSDRDARLHMMSASMQGAMAFQKGLGCVHSLSHPLGGVPVNGRTSLHHGTLNAVVLPAVLRFNEHADTVVANRRYARMRRVMGLAENADLAQALFDMTARLGLPTGLRQMGVDESVFDKVIKGALADHCHKTNPREASADDYRRMLTESL from the coding sequence ATGGCCTATATCTACTATCTCACCCACATCCATCTCGGCTATGACGCCCTCGCGCAACTGCCCTCGGAATGCGCGCGCGTCGGCATCAAGCGGCCGCTGGTGATTACCGATAAGGGTGTGGTGGCCGCCGGCGTCGCGCAGCGCGCGCTCGATGCGCTGCTGCGGCTCGGCGCGGTGCCGGTTTTCGACGACACGCCCTCCAACCCGACTGAAGCGATGGTGACGGCCGCCGCGGCGCGCTACAAGGAGGAAGGCTGCGACGGCCTGATCGCGGTGGGCGGCGGGTCGTCCATCGACCTCGCGAAAGGCGTCGCGATCGCCGCCACGCATCCGGGCACGCTGACCGAATACGCCACCATCGAAGGCGGCAGCGGCAAGATCACCGACGCCGCCGCGCCGCTGATCGCGATTCCCACCACCTCCGGCACCGGCAGCGAAGTGGCGCGCGGCGCGATCGTGATTCTCAACGACGGTCGCAAGCTCGGCTTTCACTCGTGGCATCTGCTGCCGAAATCGGCGATCTGCGATCCCGGCCTGACACTCGGCCTGCCGCCGCTCCTGACTGCAGCCACCGGCATGGATGCCATCGCGCACTGCATCGAAACCTTCCTGGCACCGGCCTTCAATCCGCCTGCCGACGGCATCGCGCTCGACGGTCTGGAGCGCGGCTGGGCCAACATCGAACGCGCGACTCACGACGGCAGCGACCGCGATGCGCGCCTGCACATGATGAGCGCGTCGATGCAGGGGGCGATGGCTTTCCAGAAGGGGCTTGGCTGCGTGCATTCGCTGTCGCATCCGCTGGGCGGTGTGCCGGTGAACGGACGCACGTCGCTGCATCACGGCACGCTCAACGCGGTCGTGCTGCCGGCCGTACTGCGCTTTAACGAGCACGCGGACACGGTGGTGGCGAATCGCCGCTATGCGCGCATGCGGCGCGTGATGGGGCTCGCGGAAAATGCCGATCTCGCTCAGGCACTCTTCGACATGACCGCGCGCCTCGGCTTGCCGACCGGTCTGCGGCAGATGGGTGTCGACGAAAGCGTGTTCGACAAGGTGATCAAGGGCGCGCTTGCCGATCATTGCCACAAGACGAACCCGCGCGAAGCGAGCGCCGACGACTATCGCCGCATGTTGACCGAATCGCTCTGA